The nucleotide window TGGGCCCGGGGCTGGCCGCCGGGGCGCTGCTGCTCGCCGGCTTCGGCGCCTGGGGGATGATCAGACCGGGCGCCCCCGAGCACTGGGACACCCCCGGCGCCAAGGTGCTCGTCGGCAGCGAGTCGACCACCCGGTACGTGGTCCTCGAATCGGGCGGACGGCGCGAACTCCACCCGGTGCTCAACCTCGCCTCCGCCAAACTCCTGCTGGATCCACGGCAGTTCGGCGTCCTCAAGGTCGACGAGTCGGTGCTCGACAACGGCAAGCTGCCGCACGGCCCCACCCTCGGCATCCCCTACGCCCCCGACCGGATGCCCTCCGCCCAGGACGCGGGCACCGCCAAGCAGTGGGCGGTGTGCGAGGAACCGGACGGCGGCGACGCGGGCGCGGTGCGCAAGGCCGCCTTCGTCCTCTCCGGCCGCGACGCCGCCCGCACCGAGGGCGGCGGACGCCTCCACGGCGACCAGGCGCTCTACGTCCAGACCCCGGACCGCGCCCAGTACCTGGTGGACCCGGCCGGCACCGCCCACCTCATCGGCGGCCCCGCGGGCGGCGCCATGGACCCGGCCGACCGGCAACTGCTGGTGCGTACCGTCTTCGCCGCCACCGGCCGCTCCGGCGCCGCCGCCCGCCCGCAGCCGGTCACCGCCGACTGGCTCGCCACCTTCACCCAGGGCCGGCCGCTGGAGTTCCCGGTGGTGGACGGCCTCGGCACCCGGGCCGGCGTCCCCGGGCTCGACCCGCGCCACGACCGGGTCGGCATGGTGCTCACCGCCCCCGGCACCGGCGGACCGCAGAAGTACGTCGTCCTGCGCGGCGGCGTCGCCCCGGTCTCCGACCTCGTCGCCCGCCTCCTGCTCAACCTCCCCGAACACGGCGGCCACCAGGTCACCGCGATGTACCCGGGCGGCCTGCCGCAGCCCCAGCCGGTCGCCGCCCAGGACTTCACCCCGCTCGGCACCCCCTTCTACGGCGACCGCGACTGGCCGCAGGCGCCCTCCGTCCAGGTCGACGCGGCCGGCCAGGCGGAGACGGTGTGCAGCGTCTACCTCGGCGCCATCGGCGACCAGGGCCGCCCGAAGACCGCGGTCTGGGCCGGCCGGGACTACCCCGCCCCGGTGGCCGACGGCACCAGCGCCTACGTCACCCCCGGCAGCGGACTCCTCTACCGCCAGGTCACCGGCGCCAACCAGCCCGACAACGGCCAGGTCTACCTGGTCACCGACACCGGTCTGCGGTACGCGGTGCCCGGCGGCGGGACGGCGGACGCGTCCGCCGCCGGACAGCAGCCGGCGGGCGAGGCGCAGACCCGGCTCGGCTACGCCCAGGTACGGCCCGTTCCGGTGCCCCGCGCCTGGTCGGACTTCCTGCCCAAGGGGCCCACGCTCGACATGGCCGCCGCCGGCCGGCCGCAGGGGTCGTGATGGGCCGTCCGATCCGCGGCCGGCGCGCCCTGGCGTTCCGCGCCCCGCTCGCCGTGCTCGCCGCGCTGCTCACCGCGGCCCCGGTCGCCGTACCCGGTACCGCCGCCACCGCCCTGACCGGCGGCGGCGCGTGCACCTACCCGGCGCCCCTGATCCCGGGCACCCCCTGGTCGCTGCAACGGGTGCTGCTCGACCAGTTGTGGCAGCACACCCGGGGCAAGGGGGTCCGGGTCGCGGTGATCGACACCGGCGTCGACGACCACAACCCGCAGCTCGCGGGGGCCGTCGACGCCCGCGACGGCATCGACCTGGTCGGCGGGGCGGCCGGCGGCGGCGCCACCACCGACCCGGTGGGCCACGGCACCGAGGTGGCCGGCATCATCGCGGCCCGCCCGGCGGCCGGCACCGGGTTCGTCGGCATCGCCCCGCAGGCCACCATCATCCCGGTGCGGCAGAACGACGGACAGGGCCACGGCACCCCGTTGACCCTCGCCGAGGCCGTCGACCGCTCGGTGGCCGCCGGGGCCGACGTCATCAACATCTCCCAGGACACCACCGGACCGGACGTCCCCGACCCGCGGCTGGCCCGTTCCGTCGCCGCCGCCGTCGACCGGGGCGTGGTCGTGGTGGCCGCCGCCGGGAACGGCGGCGCCGACGGCCGCCGCCGCACCGTCTACCCGGCCGCCTACCCCGGCGTCCTCGCGGTGGCCGCCTCCGACCGCGACAACCAGCGCGCCGCGTTCTCCCAGCCCGGCCCCTTCGTCGGGGTGGCCGCGCCCGGCGTGGACATGGTCTCCACGGTGCCCTACGGCGGCCAGTGCGTCGGCGACGGCACCAGCTTCTCGGCGCCCTACGTCGCCGGGGTCGCCGCCCTGCTGCGCGCCGCCCACCCGGAGTGGACGGCCGCCCAGGTCGTCGCGCAGATCGAGCAGACCGCCGAACGCGTGGACCGGGGACGCAACGACGACATCGGCTGGGGCGTCGTCGACCCGGTACGCGCCCTCACCGAGGACGGCCCGCCGCGCGCCGGGCCGGTGCCCGACAGCCGCCCCCGGCTCGCCGCCGCCGTCGCCCCGGCCCCGCTCGGCGCCGGGGAGCGCGCGCACCAGCGCATGGTGCGCACCGCGGTCTGCGCGCTGGGCGCCGCCGTCCTGCTGGTCGCGGCGATCGCCGGGGCGGCCGTGGTCGTCCGGGACGCCGGGCGCCGCCGGACGGCCACGGTGCGCGGCGGCCCGGGTCAGCCGGCCGGGTAGGGGCGCACGGTGCTGGTGATCTTGTCGATGTCGGCCATCGGCAGCGCGTCCGGCACGCCCTGGTCGGCGAAGAGCACCCAGCAGTGCACCTGCCCGTCCTTGCCCTTGTACGCCAGGCCGCGGGAGACGGCGGTCGGCGGTACGCAGGCGCTGGGGCGGTAGGTGACGGTCACCTTGGCGGTGGCGATGTAGCCGTCGATGCCGTTGTGCTTCCACGGCACCGGCGTGCCCATCGAGATCTTCGGCTTGTGGGCCTTGCCGCCGTACGCGGCGAACGCCCAGTTGCCCGCCACGTTCACCGCGTTGGTGCCCAGGTCGCCCTGGCCGCCCTGGGTGATGGCGGTGGCCAGCTGGCCCTTGCCCGCGGTGCCGAAGGCGTTGGGGTTGTCCGCGGAGGCGCAGCCGCCCTCGCGGTAGGTGGCCTCGCCCTCGCCGGCCACGACCGGCTTGCCGGCGGCGTCCACGTAGGAGGAGCCGGTGCCGAGCTTCCAGTGCTGGGCGGCGGGCGGCACGTCGTAGGCGATGTGGTTGGTGGCGTTGGCCTGCGGCTGCCAGCCGGCGATCAGCGGCTTGAGCTGCTGGTCGGTGTTGGGCCCCGGGCCGGCCGGCGGGGGAGCGGCGGTATCCGGGGCGGCGGACGCGCTCGGCGCCGGACCGGCCTTGTCCTTCTTGTCGTCACCGCCGCCCAGGAAGAGGGCCGCACCGCCGCCGATCACGGCGAGCGCGACCACGCCGCCTATCGCCGCGTACAGCCCCTTGCGACCGCCCCCGCCGGCCGGGGCGGGACCGGGCGCCGCGGGCGCGGGAGGCGCCGGGGGCGTGCCGTAGCCGGCCGGCGCGCCGAAACCGTGGGGCTGTTGGCCGTAGGGCTGGCCGGCGGGCGGTTGCTGCGGCGGGTACGGCTGGTGCGGCGTGGGCGGTCGCTGTCCCGGCGGCGGGAACGGCGGTGCGGGCGGCTGTCCTTGGGGAACCCCGGGGGAGGGCGGTGCGTTGTGCGGTGTGACGGCTGGTTGTTCCCCCGTGGGTGTCCAGGCTGGCGGCGGCCCGAACCCCGGCGCGGGCGCGGGGCTGGGCTGCTCGGAGGCGTGCTGATCGTCGGGGTTCTGCGGCCAAGACATGGCGGACACCCTATGCGGCGCGCACTTCCGGCCATATCCGGGAGGTGGGCCGGTACGGCGGCGAAGGGGCCGGCCCCGCCCGGGAAGGGGCCCCGGGGCGGGGCCGGCATCCGCTCACGCCACCGCCGTCAGCGGTTGGCGGCGGGCCAACCGACCTGCGGCGAACGGTAGTAGTCGATGCCGAGGGCGTCCCAGCGCGGCCCCTGCGCGGCGAGCCGGACGCGGAACGACTCCCAGTTGTGCGTGGCCGCCGGCGACCAGCCCAGCTCGGCGATGGCGGGCAGCCGCGGGAACGCCAGGTAGTTGATGTGGTCCTCGGTGGAGATGGTCTCCGACCACAACGGCGCCTCCACGCCCAGCACCGCCGAGGCCGGCGCACCCCGCAGGAACGTGGCCGGATCCCACCCGTAGGCGTCCTTCACCTCCACGTACCCCGCCCAGTTGAGGCCCAGCGGCGACGAGGGGTTGTACTTCATGTCCAGGTACGCGTGGTTGGCCGGGGACATCACCAGCTTGGTGCCCGCCTTCGCGGCGGCCACCACCTTGGCCTCGTTGCCCGCCGTCCCCCAGTACTGCGCGATGGCGCCCCGCACCGGGTGGGCGTCGGTCAGCTGGTGCCAGCCGATCACCGTCTTGCCCAGCTTGCCGACGATCGGCTGGATCCGGTCCATGAACGACACGTAGTCGGCCGGCTTGGTGGAGTGCGCCTCGTCCCCGCCGATGTGCAGGTACGGCCCCGGGGTCAGCGCCGCGATCTCGCGCAGCACCTGGGCCACGAAGCGGTAGGTGACGTCCTTGGGCACGCACAGCGAGCTGAAGCCGACCTTGGTGCCGGTGTACAGCGGCGGCGCCACCCCGTTGCAGTTGAGGTCGGCGTAGGAGGCGAGGGCCGCGTTGGTGTGCGCCGGCATGTCGACCTCGGGCACCACGGTCAGGAACCGGCTCGCCGCGTACCGCACGATCTGCTGGTACTGCGCCTTGGTGTAGTAACCGCCCGGCCCGCCGCCGACCTCGGTCGAACCGCCGTAGGAGGCCAGCCGTGGGTACGCCGAGACCGCGATCCGCCAGCCCTGGTCGTCGGTGAGGTGCAGGTGGAGCCGGTTGACCTTGTACAGCGCGAGTTCGTCGATGTAGCGCTCGACCTGCGGCACGGTGAAGAAGTGCCGGGCCACGTCCAGCATCGCGCCACGGTAGGAGTAGCGGGGCACGTCGGTGATGGTGCCGCCGGCCACGGTCCACGGTCCGTGCTGCCGTACGTGGCGTTCGACGCCGGCCGGCAGCAGCTGACGCAGCGTCTGCACGCCGTGGAAGAGCCCGGCCGGCCGCGCCGCCCGGATCTCCACGCCGCCCGGGCCGGACGTCAGCCGGTACCCCTCGTCGCCGAGCGCCCGGTCGCCGTCGAGCCGCAGGACGATCGCGCCGCCCGTCCGTGCGGCGGTCACCGGCAGCCGGTACCCGGTGGCCGGCCGCAGCAGCCCGGCCAGGTAGTCGGCGACCGGCCGGGCCGCGCGCGACCGGGCCGCCACGTCGATCCGGGTCGCCGGGGTGAGGGTGAACGGCGCGCCGTGCGGTCGCACCGAGGCGGGTACGGGAACGACCTGGCCCAGCGGGGTGGCCGCCACCGTGGCGGCCGTGGCGGGGGCCGCCGCCTGGACCGCGGTCCCGGTTCCGGCGGCGGCCACCACGGCCACCGCGCACAACAGCCGCGACAGCCGTGAGGTGGCCGCCGCGGCGTATCGATTCTGCCCGGATCCTCTGATCTGTCGCCAAGCACTGCGTCGTCTCACGAACGATCCCTTCGCCGGTGGCCGGAGCAATGCCCCGCGGGCGTTTCGGAACTCCGGTTGACCGATCGGATTGGCCATTCCTGGGTACCGCGCGCCTGATGGGGCGTCAAGGAATGGCAAGGCCGTCCGGGGCACCCGGACCCCGGCATCGCCCGATCGGAGGACGGCGGGAAAACACCCGGTGACGGGGTGCCGGAATCCCGGTCGGAATACCGGGTTCCGGTGGAATGCCCGCGAGCCGGGGAATGCCGTGGGGGCTGTCACAGGCGATGGCTAAAGTAGGTCGCGCGTCGTTGGTCCACGACGCGCCGGGGGCCCGCGCCACGCGTACGGATCCCCGCGCACATCACAACCTTGGGGGGAGGGACCATGGCAGGTGACCTCGATGTCGAACGCCATGATCTGACCACGCTGTCCAACCGGCTGCAAAGCATGCAGACCACACTCGAACAGCAGGTCCGCGCGCTGCAGAACATGGTCGACACGGTGAAGGCGGGCTGGAAGGGCGCCGGCGGCAGCGCCTTCCAGCACCTGCAGACCGAGGTCAACCAGGACGTCGAGAAGCTGAAGGGCTACCTCCAGCGGATCAAGGAAGCGGTGGACGCGAGCAACCGCGGCTACACCGCGCGGGACGAGGAGGAGGAGTCCAAGTACCGCCGCGCCGCCGCGGGCGGCGGCGACATCCTCTCGCGCCTCGGCTGACCGAGGCCGCCACACCGGTCCCTACCGATCCGCACCCATCCGCCAAGGAGTGAGCCGTGTCCGGAGCTCCCGGAATTTCCGTCTCGTACCACACGGTCGGCGAAGCAGCCAACGACCTGCGCAACGCCGCCGGCGCGATCGAGCGTGAGCTCGACGACCTCCAGAAGTACGTCGCCCAGGTCACCGAGAAGTGGCACGGCGAGGGCCAGACCGCCTACCAGCAGGTCCAGAAGCCCTGGTCCGACACCACCCGCGACCTCGGCGACAAACTCCGCTCCATCGCCTCACTGCTCGACGACTCCGTCGACGGCTACCGCGACACCGACCGCCGGGCCGCCCGCGGCTTCGGCAACTGAGCAGCACGGCCGGCCACCGCCGAGTTCTGCAACCACCGTTCGGGGGTACCCCCGCGTCACCGGTACCCCCGAACGGCTGAACACCCAGGGGGGAAGGGCAGCAGATGGCACTGCGACCCGACGACGCGCCACCACACGCCGTCCGAACACCACCGCCGTCCGGCGGCCAAGACCTGCACACGGTGACCGAGTCCCTCGTCACCTTCAAGAACGGCGTCGACCAGATCCTCGCCGACCTCGAGCACTCCGACGCCTCCCACACCCGCATCCGCGACCAGATCATCACCAAGGCCGCCTTCGGCGCCGACCACTTCCCCGAAGCCGCCGACATCTCCGCCGCCTACGACGAAGTCCACGACCGCCTCGCCACCCTCTCCCAACTCCTCGGCGACCAACTCGAAGCCATGGGCATCACGGTCGACATGGCCCGCCACGGCTACGAAGACGTCGACGCCGACCAGGCCCAGCGCCTGATGAGCATCCAGCGCCGGACGCAGCAGTATGTGGACCGGCTGAACCGGAAGGGCGTGACGCCGGCCGACCCGGCGACCACGACCGGCCACCGGCCGCCCGACCCCGTCGGCGACGCCAAACAAGCGAGCGACATCTAACCGGGGGCTGCACAACGATGAGCGGGACCGACTTCGAGCACGTCTCGTTGTTCGACATGCACGCCATGGTCGCCAACGCCGACCCGCAACTGATCCTGGCCCGGGCCCAGGCCCTCGAATCCGCCATGAACCAGCTGCAGACCATCGGCAGCCAACTGATGTCGAGCATCCAAGGCGTCGAATGGCAGGGCGAAGGCGCACGCGCCTTCCACGACTGGGGCCGACAACTCGCCCGCAACACCCTCAAACTCGCCGACTACACCTACAACGCCGCCTCCTTCATGAACGACGCCGGCTCCGCCCTCTCCCGCGTCAAGAACGGCCTCCCCCCGGTCCCGGCCGACCAGTGCTACGTCGACCCCAAGAAGGACGCGGAAGCCCGCGCCAGACTGGAGTCGGCCCGGCAGGAGGCGATCCCGCAGATGAACATGTTGGCGTCGGCGTATCGGGCGGCGAGTGAGGGGATGCGGAAGGAATCGCCGCCGCCGTTTACGGCGGTACCGCAGGATCCTCTGCCGATTTATGCACGGGCCGGAGGTCAGCAGTGGCTGGGTAAGTCGCAGAACGGCACTTCATCGGAGAGCGGCGGAGGCGCAACTGCTTACGGAATCCAATCCAATGAGCCCGGCTCAGAACAGCCTTTGGTGACGCATGGACGGCAAATCTCTGAGGCGGTGAGCCGGACCCATAAAGCCAACTACGATGGGGGAGAGCGCACAGGACTCGATGACGTACAGACAGTGACGGTGACGCCGAACCGAAGTGTGGATCAATCATTCGGCAACGATGGACGACATCGAACCGGAACGAGTGGCATTC belongs to Streptantibioticus cattleyicolor NRRL 8057 = DSM 46488 and includes:
- the eccB gene encoding type VII secretion protein EccB → MASRRDELNAYTFARKRTVAAFLRPSAGGSDEGAPRPLKALGPGLAAGALLLAGFGAWGMIRPGAPEHWDTPGAKVLVGSESTTRYVVLESGGRRELHPVLNLASAKLLLDPRQFGVLKVDESVLDNGKLPHGPTLGIPYAPDRMPSAQDAGTAKQWAVCEEPDGGDAGAVRKAAFVLSGRDAARTEGGGRLHGDQALYVQTPDRAQYLVDPAGTAHLIGGPAGGAMDPADRQLLVRTVFAATGRSGAAARPQPVTADWLATFTQGRPLEFPVVDGLGTRAGVPGLDPRHDRVGMVLTAPGTGGPQKYVVLRGGVAPVSDLVARLLLNLPEHGGHQVTAMYPGGLPQPQPVAAQDFTPLGTPFYGDRDWPQAPSVQVDAAGQAETVCSVYLGAIGDQGRPKTAVWAGRDYPAPVADGTSAYVTPGSGLLYRQVTGANQPDNGQVYLVTDTGLRYAVPGGGTADASAAGQQPAGEAQTRLGYAQVRPVPVPRAWSDFLPKGPTLDMAAAGRPQGS
- the mycP gene encoding type VII secretion-associated serine protease mycosin, with translation MGRPIRGRRALAFRAPLAVLAALLTAAPVAVPGTAATALTGGGACTYPAPLIPGTPWSLQRVLLDQLWQHTRGKGVRVAVIDTGVDDHNPQLAGAVDARDGIDLVGGAAGGGATTDPVGHGTEVAGIIAARPAAGTGFVGIAPQATIIPVRQNDGQGHGTPLTLAEAVDRSVAAGADVINISQDTTGPDVPDPRLARSVAAAVDRGVVVVAAAGNGGADGRRRTVYPAAYPGVLAVAASDRDNQRAAFSQPGPFVGVAAPGVDMVSTVPYGGQCVGDGTSFSAPYVAGVAALLRAAHPEWTAAQVVAQIEQTAERVDRGRNDDIGWGVVDPVRALTEDGPPRAGPVPDSRPRLAAAVAPAPLGAGERAHQRMVRTAVCALGAAVLLVAAIAGAAVVVRDAGRRRTATVRGGPGQPAG
- a CDS encoding beta-N-acetylhexosaminidase — protein: MAVVAAAGTGTAVQAAAPATAATVAATPLGQVVPVPASVRPHGAPFTLTPATRIDVAARSRAARPVADYLAGLLRPATGYRLPVTAARTGGAIVLRLDGDRALGDEGYRLTSGPGGVEIRAARPAGLFHGVQTLRQLLPAGVERHVRQHGPWTVAGGTITDVPRYSYRGAMLDVARHFFTVPQVERYIDELALYKVNRLHLHLTDDQGWRIAVSAYPRLASYGGSTEVGGGPGGYYTKAQYQQIVRYAASRFLTVVPEVDMPAHTNAALASYADLNCNGVAPPLYTGTKVGFSSLCVPKDVTYRFVAQVLREIAALTPGPYLHIGGDEAHSTKPADYVSFMDRIQPIVGKLGKTVIGWHQLTDAHPVRGAIAQYWGTAGNEAKVVAAAKAGTKLVMSPANHAYLDMKYNPSSPLGLNWAGYVEVKDAYGWDPATFLRGAPASAVLGVEAPLWSETISTEDHINYLAFPRLPAIAELGWSPAATHNWESFRVRLAAQGPRWDALGIDYYRSPQVGWPAANR
- a CDS encoding WXG100 family type VII secretion target, translating into MAGDLDVERHDLTTLSNRLQSMQTTLEQQVRALQNMVDTVKAGWKGAGGSAFQHLQTEVNQDVEKLKGYLQRIKEAVDASNRGYTARDEEEESKYRRAAAGGGDILSRLG
- a CDS encoding WXG100 family type VII secretion target, which translates into the protein MSGAPGISVSYHTVGEAANDLRNAAGAIERELDDLQKYVAQVTEKWHGEGQTAYQQVQKPWSDTTRDLGDKLRSIASLLDDSVDGYRDTDRRAARGFGN
- a CDS encoding WXG100 family type VII secretion target; the protein is MSGTDFEHVSLFDMHAMVANADPQLILARAQALESAMNQLQTIGSQLMSSIQGVEWQGEGARAFHDWGRQLARNTLKLADYTYNAASFMNDAGSALSRVKNGLPPVPADQCYVDPKKDAEARARLESARQEAIPQMNMLASAYRAASEGMRKESPPPFTAVPQDPLPIYARAGGQQWLGKSQNGTSSESGGGATAYGIQSNEPGSEQPLVTHGRQISEAVSRTHKANYDGGERTGLDDVQTVTVTPNRSVDQSFGNDGRHRTGTSGIPHTVVPGVPTTVDRSAGRVTDRFSTPQTDPVDQVARRITGEGDGVTGGLPIGGEPRAIAKPSRGIVVGDEPMSGPGFVGRTPGGTVGGATGTGFSGSRIPGVVGPETSTPPKGAATVRDYTSGGSGLRRSMTPEEGTALGNSGLPMGPVAGGPHLGTGPRDRGRSGTRPDYLVEDEETWMAGGRKAVPPVID